DNA from Demetria terragena DSM 11295:
AGCCTCGAGTGCCTCGACCAATTCCTTGCCCGGCGCCTCCGGCAGATTCGGCTCGCTCTCACCGACATACGGCTGCAGCGCCCCACCCTGATCGCGAAGGTCACCCAGCAGTCGATGCGAGGCGGCATTGCGGGTTTGTACGACCTGGGCCAGGGCCTCGCCCAGTTCGTCGAGACCCCGGTGGGTCACCGTCGACGTCGCGAGCACCTCGATCTCGCTCAACCCATCGCGCGCAAACAACGACTGCAGGTCGGCGACACAACTCGCGACATCGGACTCGGCAAGACGATCGGTCTGGTTGAGGACGGCAACCGTCACGCCGGCATGCGAGGCCATCGTGCGCACGTAGTCATCGTGGAGGATCGCGTCGGCATACTTCTGCGGATCGGTCACCCAGACAAAGACATCGACCAGGCGCAATAGCCGGTCGGCCTCGACCCGGTGTGCCGCGACGCGGGAGTCGAAATCTGGCAGATCGAGCAACACCAGACCATCCAGCGCATCTCCTTGTGGCAATCCTGGCGCCGCCTGGTGCCGGCTGGCGACGCCGAGCCAGTCGAGCAACTCGGCGCTTGGCTCCTGGCCCCAGATCGCGGCAACCGACGCGGACGTCGTCGGACGTCGAGCGCCGATACGCGAAACAGGCTCCCCCACAAGGAAATTGAACAGGCTGGACTTTCCACTGCCGGTAGCGCCAGCGAGCGCTGCGACGGTCCGCGCGCCGGTGATCGCCGTACGCTCAGACACCTTGGTGCTGAGAGCTTTCGCCCGGCGGGCTTCCTCCTCGGGGATCGTGGAGCCTGATAGTTCCAGCACGCGAGCAATGGCCTCGGCCCGGTGCGCAAGGTCCTCTCCCGACACGGCGGGAAGACGTGCCGCGGAAGGTCGAGCATCGGAAGTCCTCATCGGGCGGCCTTCACCTCACGGATTGCGGCGGACAGTCGTTCGGTGGAGTCACCATCGACGCCCAGCCCTTGCAGGGCGGCGTCATGGCGCTCCCGCTCCGCTGCATAGATCGCATCGACCTGGTCCAGCAGGAGAACCCGAGCCTTGGTCGTGAGGGAACGCACGGCTTGATCGCCGAACACCGACTCGAGCACCCGCTGTGCGACCAGTGCCGATCCGCCAGCGACGCCGACCTCGGCTCCGGCCAGCGCGCCACCGGTGGCCGAGAACACCACGAGCATGAGCATGACCCCAATGCCATTGATCCCGAACGAGAGGAACCGCGCCGTGGCCCGTCGGCCGCCCGCTTCGCGCCGCACTAGTTCGAGCACCTCACCCTGCCAGTCGCGTACGACCCGCTGGACGCGCGCATCAAATCCGTCGGAGACCTTGGCCAGACCGGGATGCTCTTCTAGCAACGGCGCGCCGCCTGGCAGCGTGCGCCATTGCCGTGCCACCGCGAGGCTGGCTGATTCCCCCTGGGAGGCGATCAGTGCCGCAACGCCGGTATGCAGCGCCTCACCGAGGTCTTCCGCCGGCTGCCTGGCGCCCTGGCCGCGCAAGATCGCGCCGAGCTTGTCGCGCAGTCGGCCCACACCCTCGTCAAACTGTCGGAACCACTCACCGGTCCCAACGAACTCTTGCCAGCGCGCGAGCACTTCACCGCGCAGGACCGAGCCGTCGCTCACCGCCCCGTCGACCTCTCCGCGTGCTCGCCCGAATGCCTCGGCGACCGCTTCGGACAGCGCATCTCGTGCTTCGACCTGTTCGGTCGCTGCACGGTGCAAGATCTGCGCACGTCCGTCGAGTGAATGCAGTGCACCGTCCAAGGTTCGGCGGATCACGATTGCCCGCGCACGCGAGTCGGTCGCCAGCGATGAGAGCCACGACCTCAGCCGGGCCGTCTCGACGGCGGGGAGCAGACCGTCGTCAAGGGCACTCTCCAGCACGGTGAAGATCGGCGACTGTCCCAACCCCTGTTCAAGCAGCATCCGCGCGAGATCGGCGCGTACTTCTTCCATCGCCTCGTGCGGGACCCGACTGAGGACGACCGCGACCGAGGTCCCCCGATCGGTGGCTTGCTGGAGTAGTCGCCACGGCACGGCATCGGCGTAGCGACTCGCGGTGGTCACAAAGAGCCATAGGTCCGCGGCGGACAACAACTGTCGGGCCAGATCGCGGTTCGCCTCGACAACAGAGTCGATATCGGGTGCATCAAGGAGAGCCAGGCCATCGGGCAGGGCACGCGAGGACACCAGCCGCAATTGACCAGGGTCCTCTTCGGATCGCGGCGACCCGGTCAACCGGGCTAGCCCCGGTAGGACCCGCTGGGAGGTAAACCAGCGAGCGTCGTCGGGGTGGTGGATCAGGACTGATGCGCGGGTAGTCGGGCGCAGCGCACCAGCGCGCGAGACCCCTTCGCCTACGACGGAGTTGACCAGCGTGGATTTTCCGGCGCCAGTGGAACCGCCGACGACGGCTAGCAGTGGCGCATCCAAGGACGACAACCGCGGAAGAACGTAATCGTCAAGCTGATGCAAGAGTTCGGCGCGGTCAGTGCGCTGACTGGCCACGTCGGGTACGGGAAGGGGCAGCGTGGTGGCAGCCACCGCGGACCGTAGCCCTCTCACGGCCTCAACAAGGGGCGCAGGATCGGGGCCATCAGTCACTGGGCCATAGTCGCAAGCGCGCACCCTCTTGAACAACTCGACCCGCTGCATAGTGCGCACTGACCCCGATTCCTCTGCCCCCACACATGACGAAGGGCTGGGGCGCCGTTCTGCGGTCGGCGCCCCAGCCTCAACGTGCTGTCGCCCCGGCCCAATACCGCCCCCGTAGCGGTATACCCCAGGCCGGACGACGGTCGACACCCTAGGGGCGTCACCACAGGGCGGCTCAGGACCTCTGCCGGAGTCTGCTCGTTCGGAGCGCGAGCCGACCTGTGGAGTCATCATTAGGAGTACCTAACTGAGGACAGCCTAACCCAACATCTGCCGCCTGCCAACACTCGTGACGAAACAGATCTCTAGACTGCATTCTCGGCGGTACGCCGCCTCAGCCCCCGTGGCGCAATCGGATAGCGCAGCGGCCTTCTAATCCGCAGGTTGCAGGTTCGAATCCTGCCGGGGGCGCTCGCGAATTTCGCGGGATCTAGAGATGTCCGAGTACTTCGAACTTGCGATAGATGGCGCTCCCCAAAAACTCCTGGCGGCGGATCGCGATCACCGTGACGAGGTCTTGCTCCTCCCGCAGGATCCGCTCGCCGCGGATGCCCCGGCTGATCTTGGCTCGCACCATCGCTAGTTCGCTGCCGGCTTCCTGGAACTCCGCCATTCGGGCGCGGGCTGGCTTCCCACCAGAGTTATCCGCCCATTGGCGCGCGTACTTGCGCTCCGACATCGAACTGAGCATGGCCACCTCCGCGGGCGTGAGGATGCCATTGGGGACGTACGCCTGCAGCTCGCGGCCGATGATCTTCGCCTCGCGTCGACGCACCCAGATCAGGAGCGCCACGAACATGAGGAAGAGCGGTGCCTGGATCACGATGTAGGTCCACAACCAACCGTTGGCGCTGATCACCGCACCGGCATTCCATAGGGCGTGGAAGAAGACCGCAATCAGCCAGCCGAGCACGGGCGCTCCGAGCCGCACTACCCACCGCCGGCTGACCGCAGCAAGCCCCACGCCAATGCCGATCCAGATCGTGAACATCGGGTGCGCAAAAGGACTCATGACCACCCGGAGCACGAAGGTGCTCATCAGCCCGGATTCGCCGGAGGTCGCGTAATCGCTCGCCAGATAGATGATGTCTTCGACGAAGGCAAAGCCACACGCGGTCAGCCCGGCATAGACGATGCCGTCCAGAACTCCGTCAATCTCACGTCGACGGAACCACAGCAGAAGCAGCAGCCCCAAGCCCTTCAGCGACTCTTCGACCAGTGGCGCGACGAGCACGGCGACCTGGCCGTTGTCTTCCTCTCCCGCTCCCAGGAGGTAGCCGCCAAAGTCGTTGAGAAAGACCGCCCCGATGGTGGCGATGCACGCACCCCACAAGAAGGCGAAGGCGAGCATCCCTGGAGGCTCGGCCTCGAACCGGTCGACCCACAGGAAGACTGGCACCACGATGCCGATGACGACCAACGACAAGGTGATGCCGAACACTGTGGCGGTCAGGCCGGTCGTGGCCCCGATCAGCGCCAGCGTGCTCACGCCGCCCAGCCCAAAGAGCACCGTGAGCACAGTGATCAGGACAACCCGGCGCAACCGCGGAAGCCGACGCAACCGGCCCGGCGTGGGCACCGCCTGATCTGAATAGGCGTGCGCCATCGACGGCGAAGGAACATCGTGGGACATGGTGAGAACACGCTAGTCGAGCGAAGCCGCAGGACACAGATTCGGTCGGTATGCCAGAGTGAACAGTGTGAACGACACCACTACGACCGCGCCGACCGCTCGCAGCCACGCCGACCGCATCGTCTGGATCGACTGCGAAATGACTGGCCTTGATGCCCAGAATGACGCGCTCGTCGAAGTCGCTGCGCTCGTCACGGACTTCGAGCTCAATGTCCTTGGTGAGGGCATCGACATCGTCATCAAACCTCCGGACGAAGCCCTCGACCAGATGAACGACTTCGTCCGCAACATGCACATCACCAGTGGCCTGTTGGACGAGTTGGCGGGCGGGACCACCATCGAAGACGCCAAAGAGCGGGTCCTGGCCTACATCAAGGAACACGTACCGGAGGCCGGTAAAGCGCCACTCGGGGGGAGCACCGTCGGCACCGACCGGATCTTCCTTGCCCGGGACATGCCTGAACTCGAGAGCTACCTGCATTACCGCATCGTGGACGTCTCCTCGATCAAGGAGCTCTCCCGCCGGTGGTACCCCCGGGTCTACTTCAGCTCGCCCGAGAAGCACGGCGGCCACCGCGCGCTGGCAGACATTCGGGAGTCCATCGCGGAGTTGCGCTACTACCGCGAGACGGTTTTCGTGGAGCGCCCGGGTCCAACCTCCGAGGCGGCTAAAGCGGTCGCCGCCAAGCACACGATTGCCCCCGAGCCACGCGACTAACAGTGGTTCGGACCATCGCCGCGAAGGATGTACGATAGGCGGCGTTGCCTCCCGTGGGAGGCACTCGCATGGTGGGTGTAGCTCAGCTGGTAGAGCACCGCGTTGTGGTCGCGGTTGTCGCGGGTTCAAACCCCGTCACTCACCCCAAGGGCGCGAGCCCGAGTCGGCGTGTCCGGCTAGTTCGGAACATACCCAACTAGCAGGACACGCCGACTCAATCGTTGCGGCGCTTTCGGTCCTCGCGACTTTGCACATGCTGGAAGCCGAATCGCCCTTTAATGCAAAGGTTTCCGTGGCCGACGGAGTGATCGTGCGGCGAGGAGACCTTGACGATCTCGTTGTCCTGTACGTGCAGCGTGAGGTTGCAACCCACACCACAGAAGGTGCATACCGTCGTGGTCTCGGTCTGCCGCTCCTCGTCCCAGGTGCCAGCGTCGCGCATGTCGAACTCCGACTTGAACGACAGCGCACCGGTGGGGCAGACCTCGACGCAGTTGCCGCAGTAGACGCAGGCCGAATCGGGAAGCTCGACGGAGAATTCGGTTGAAATCTGGGAGTCGAATCCGCGTCCCGCCACCTGGATGGCAAAGGTGTTCTGCCACTGCTCGCCGCAGGCGTCGACGCACTTGTAGCACAGAATGCACTTGCTGTAGTCGCGCACATAGAGGTCGTTATCGACCTTGACGGGCTGCTCCATCGTGGCCGCGGTCGACCCGTCAGGCAGGTGGTGCTCCCCCGGCTCGTGCACGTCGCGGTCGAATTGTTCGCCAGCGGGTGGACCGAATCGCTCCGGATCGGCGGCATAACGCACCATCCAGTCCGCGACCCGCGGTGTGGTCGATAGGTCGACCGAGGACCCAAGCATTTCCAGCACGAGCCGGCGGCTGTGCCGCACTCGCTCAGTGTCGGTCTTGACCTCCATGCCTTCCTGCACCCGTCGGGAGCAGGACGGGACGAGCACGCGTGACCCTTCGACCTCGACCATGCAGACGCGACAAGCGTTCTTGGGCGTGAGGGTGTCGCCGTAACACAGCGTCGGGGTGTCCTCACCCGCTGCGTCGCAGGCAGCCAGGATGGTGCTGCCTTCGGGAACGCTCACCTCTCGCTCGTCGACGCTGACTGTCACGAGCCGGGTGGGCATACCCATGTGCACAGGTGCCCGGTTATCGGTGGTGGTCATGTCGACTCCTCCAGAACTCCGACTCGGTCGATCGCGGACTCCACCGCATTCCACGCTGCCTGACCCAGGCCGCAGATTGAGGAGTCTTTCATCGCCAAGCCCACATCGCGCAGCAACAAGATGTCCGATGCCGTGGCGGTCGGGTCGTCGTCCCGGCGCGTACTGATGCGCACGAGCGCCTCCTCCTGCCGGACCGTGCCGACCCGGCATGGCACGCATTGACCGCACGATTCATCTCGGAAGAAGCGAGCGATGCGCACCAGGATGCTCGGCAGGTCAACCGTGTCGTCGAAGGCCAGCACCACTCCCGAGCCGAGTGTCGTACTGCGCGACCTGGTGCCTTCGAAGGTGAGCGGGATGTCGAGCTCGTCTGGTCGGACGAATCCACCGGCAGCACCACCCAACAACACCGCCTGAAGCGAATTCCCCTGCGACACACCGCCTGCGAGCTCTAAAACCTCACCGAGGGTCACCCCGAATGGCACCTCGTAGACGCCAGGCCGCGCTACATTGCCGGACACGCAGAAGAGCTTTGGCCCCGTCGAATCCCCGGTGCCGAGCTCGGCATAGGCGGTACTGCCGATCCGCATGATCAGCGGGACATTGACCAACGTCTCGACGTTATTGACCACGGTCGGCTTCCCAAAGAGCCCCGCCTCGAACGGGAACGGGGGCTTGCTGCGCGGTTCGCCGCGATAGCCCTCGATCGAGTTGAAGATCGCGGTCTCCTCACCGCAGATGTACGCCCCAGCACCGCGCCGGATCTCAATCTCGAAGGAGTAGCCACTGCCGAGGATGTCTTCTCCGAGATAGCCATGTGCGCGCGACTGCTCAATCGCGTTGCGCAGCAACCGAAGTGAGCGTGGGTATTCACCGCGCAGATAGATATAGCCGCGCTCGGCACCGATCGCATATCCGGCGATCACCATCGCTTCGATCAGCGAGAACGGATCGCCCTCGAGGATCGCGCGATCCTTGAACGTACCCGGCTCGCTCTCGTCCGCGTTGCACACGAGATAGCGCGGCGTCGCCTCCTGAGCGGCAGTGCTTTCCCACTTCACGGCAGCCGGGAAGGCGGCACCGCCCCGTCCGAGCAGCTTGGCCGCCTTAACTTCTTCAACGACCTTCGCCGGCTGCAGTTCAAGGGCCCTACGAAGACCCGAATATCCTTCTGCGGCAACGAAATCGGTCAGGCTCTCTGGGTCAACCGCACCGACCCGCTGCAGCAAAAGCAAGCCGTCTTGTCCGGCCTGGGGAACGGCCATCGTGGCCGCGGCCTCGGAGGTCACGGCAGCAGGTCCGATCTCCAGCGCTTGCAGCACTTCGTGGGATGTGGTCGGCCCGAGGGTGCGCTCGATCGCCGGATCGCCGGCCTCCACGGCGAGCGCCGCTGGCGATCGCTCACAGATACCCAGGCATGGGCTGTGCTTCCAGCCGGCCACCGCGCTCGGAGGGCCGAGTCGCTCCTCAAGATCGGCGCATACTTGCTTCGAGCCTTTCGCCTCGCAGGCAATGTCGGTGCACACGTGGACGATTCGCCGAGGCCGTGGGTGCGTCGAGAACAACGCATAGAACGTCGCCACGCTGTAGACGTCGGCGGGCGGGATGCTCAAGCGGCGACCGACATAGTTGAGCGCACCGGGGCTGATCCAACCCACCCGGTCATTGACGGCGTGCAAAGCCTCCAGAACCAGGTCCCGCCGCGAGCGCGCACTCTGCCCACCAAAGGATCGCCGGTGGTCTTCGGCGGCACGCTCGCCGCCGTACCACCCGCTGTCCGCGACGCCAATCAGACGATCGACAGCCTCGCGTTCGTCCGCACTTGGCTCAGCATCGGTGAACTTCAGGTCCAAGGTCAGGTCTCCTGTCCGGCGGTGACCAGGTCGGTCGTCTCGACCGGTGTGTGCACCTTTTCCAGTTTGACGGCAGTGGCCTTGAACTCGGCCGTTCCCGCGATCGGGTCGTTCGCTTCGATGGTCAGGGCATTGGTGTCAACATCGTCCGGGAAGTTGCACACCATGAAGACCAGGCCGGGGCGCAGTGCCGGTTCACGGCGGGCGGGCGCCTCGACTGAGCCTCGCCGCGAGGCGATGCGGACCAGGTCTCCATCGTTGAGCCCGTAGGCCGCTAGGTCTTCGGGACACATGTCGACGGTCGTGCCGAGGCGGAGCGGGGAGTTATAGCCGCCGGACTGCACGCCCGTGTTGTAGTCACTTAGCCGGCGACCGGTTGTCAGCCTCAGCGAGAACTCCTCGTCAAGCTGATCGACCGGGAGCTCGTGCTGGACGATGCCAAACGGCGCTGGCCGGCCGCGCAAGTCCGGATCCTGCTCCCACAGTCGAGCGTGCAGGAACATGGTCTCGGGGCCGTCCTCGTCTGGGAAGGGCCATTGAATGCCGCCGCGCTTCTCCAACTGTTGATAGCTCATACCCGCGAAAGCCGGTGAAAGAGAACGCACTTCGTCCCAGATCTGCTCAGACGACCAGTCCTCCCAGCCGGAGCCCATCCTGCGGGCGATCTCCTTGATGATGGTGATGTCATCCCGGGCTCCCTCGGGTGGTTCGAGGGCCTTGCGTACCCGCTGAACGCGCCGCTCACTGTTGGTGAACGTCCCCTCGCTTTCACACCACGCCGCGGCTGCGGGCAGCACCACGTCGGCAAGTTCAGCAGTTTTGGTGAGGAAGATGTCCTGCACCACAAGGTGATCCAGATCGCCCAGTCGTTTCCGA
Protein-coding regions in this window:
- a CDS encoding GTPase, whose translation is MRTSDARPSAARLPAVSGEDLAHRAEAIARVLELSGSTIPEEEARRAKALSTKVSERTAITGARTVAALAGATGSGKSSLFNFLVGEPVSRIGARRPTTSASVAAIWGQEPSAELLDWLGVASRHQAAPGLPQGDALDGLVLLDLPDFDSRVAAHRVEADRLLRLVDVFVWVTDPQKYADAILHDDYVRTMASHAGVTVAVLNQTDRLAESDVASCVADLQSLFARDGLSEIEVLATSTVTHRGLDELGEALAQVVQTRNAASHRLLGDLRDQGGALQPYVGESEPNLPEAPGKELVEALEASAGVPAVLDAVERDYIRHATTATGWPLVRWRSKLRPAPMRRLGLQDIMRDDDLKGMSRSQARAATGRSSLPVATTAAKAEVEVTTRRVGARAARGLPPAWAEQVAQAATPDDASMVDALDQAVVRTSFETRRPAWWSVVSVLQWFLAAVAIAGLGWLVAMVVLGLAGVEVAAPSVVGLPVPLLMAVGGVVFGLLLAALCRVIAGRAARRRRQAVGKELRRAIVTVATQHVMEPVHEVLRRHSQAQYAVEAARR
- a CDS encoding dynamin family protein, translating into MQRVELFKRVRACDYGPVTDGPDPAPLVEAVRGLRSAVAATTLPLPVPDVASQRTDRAELLHQLDDYVLPRLSSLDAPLLAVVGGSTGAGKSTLVNSVVGEGVSRAGALRPTTRASVLIHHPDDARWFTSQRVLPGLARLTGSPRSEEDPGQLRLVSSRALPDGLALLDAPDIDSVVEANRDLARQLLSAADLWLFVTTASRYADAVPWRLLQQATDRGTSVAVVLSRVPHEAMEEVRADLARMLLEQGLGQSPIFTVLESALDDGLLPAVETARLRSWLSSLATDSRARAIVIRRTLDGALHSLDGRAQILHRAATEQVEARDALSEAVAEAFGRARGEVDGAVSDGSVLRGEVLARWQEFVGTGEWFRQFDEGVGRLRDKLGAILRGQGARQPAEDLGEALHTGVAALIASQGESASLAVARQWRTLPGGAPLLEEHPGLAKVSDGFDARVQRVVRDWQGEVLELVRREAGGRRATARFLSFGINGIGVMLMLVVFSATGGALAGAEVGVAGGSALVAQRVLESVFGDQAVRSLTTKARVLLLDQVDAIYAAERERHDAALQGLGVDGDSTERLSAAIREVKAAR
- a CDS encoding PrsW family intramembrane metalloprotease, with the translated sequence MSHDVPSPSMAHAYSDQAVPTPGRLRRLPRLRRVVLITVLTVLFGLGGVSTLALIGATTGLTATVFGITLSLVVIGIVVPVFLWVDRFEAEPPGMLAFAFLWGACIATIGAVFLNDFGGYLLGAGEEDNGQVAVLVAPLVEESLKGLGLLLLLWFRRREIDGVLDGIVYAGLTACGFAFVEDIIYLASDYATSGESGLMSTFVLRVVMSPFAHPMFTIWIGIGVGLAAVSRRWVVRLGAPVLGWLIAVFFHALWNAGAVISANGWLWTYIVIQAPLFLMFVALLIWVRRREAKIIGRELQAYVPNGILTPAEVAMLSSMSERKYARQWADNSGGKPARARMAEFQEAGSELAMVRAKISRGIRGERILREEQDLVTVIAIRRQEFLGSAIYRKFEVLGHL
- the orn gene encoding oligoribonuclease, which encodes MNDTTTTAPTARSHADRIVWIDCEMTGLDAQNDALVEVAALVTDFELNVLGEGIDIVIKPPDEALDQMNDFVRNMHITSGLLDELAGGTTIEDAKERVLAYIKEHVPEAGKAPLGGSTVGTDRIFLARDMPELESYLHYRIVDVSSIKELSRRWYPRVYFSSPEKHGGHRALADIRESIAELRYYRETVFVERPGPTSEAAKAVAAKHTIAPEPRD
- a CDS encoding 2Fe-2S iron-sulfur cluster-binding protein, with translation MTTTDNRAPVHMGMPTRLVTVSVDEREVSVPEGSTILAACDAAGEDTPTLCYGDTLTPKNACRVCMVEVEGSRVLVPSCSRRVQEGMEVKTDTERVRHSRRLVLEMLGSSVDLSTTPRVADWMVRYAADPERFGPPAGEQFDRDVHEPGEHHLPDGSTAATMEQPVKVDNDLYVRDYSKCILCYKCVDACGEQWQNTFAIQVAGRGFDSQISTEFSVELPDSACVYCGNCVEVCPTGALSFKSEFDMRDAGTWDEERQTETTTVCTFCGVGCNLTLHVQDNEIVKVSSPHDHSVGHGNLCIKGRFGFQHVQSREDRKRRND
- a CDS encoding NAD(P)H-dependent oxidoreductase subunit E yields the protein MDLKFTDAEPSADEREAVDRLIGVADSGWYGGERAAEDHRRSFGGQSARSRRDLVLEALHAVNDRVGWISPGALNYVGRRLSIPPADVYSVATFYALFSTHPRPRRIVHVCTDIACEAKGSKQVCADLEERLGPPSAVAGWKHSPCLGICERSPAALAVEAGDPAIERTLGPTTSHEVLQALEIGPAAVTSEAAATMAVPQAGQDGLLLLQRVGAVDPESLTDFVAAEGYSGLRRALELQPAKVVEEVKAAKLLGRGGAAFPAAVKWESTAAQEATPRYLVCNADESEPGTFKDRAILEGDPFSLIEAMVIAGYAIGAERGYIYLRGEYPRSLRLLRNAIEQSRAHGYLGEDILGSGYSFEIEIRRGAGAYICGEETAIFNSIEGYRGEPRSKPPFPFEAGLFGKPTVVNNVETLVNVPLIMRIGSTAYAELGTGDSTGPKLFCVSGNVARPGVYEVPFGVTLGEVLELAGGVSQGNSLQAVLLGGAAGGFVRPDELDIPLTFEGTRSRSTTLGSGVVLAFDDTVDLPSILVRIARFFRDESCGQCVPCRVGTVRQEEALVRISTRRDDDPTATASDILLLRDVGLAMKDSSICGLGQAAWNAVESAIDRVGVLEEST